A single window of Cetobacterium sp. 8H DNA harbors:
- the asrA gene encoding anaerobic sulfite reductase subunit AsrA: MKKIFKHDEFNNILLNLSKEYDIYAPVTLAFKGNFSDTDLVKYEKITKLEEINLKDKSYYSAKEILLPIRQTLFYFNESEFKKPEGRTKKVLILLRSCDLHAIDRVDNIYLNNKFADEYYSDVKKMVKFAVIGCSGKGWETCFCTSMGTNKTDKYNIGLTFKNGEIYTDIKDEELEEFFNEGENKEFEMEFVTENIEKVTIPENIELDDIINDELWRDYDRCIKCGRCNFVCPTCTCFTTQDIFNRDNSKTGERRRVWASCHVDGFTTMAGGHEFRQKSGDRMRFKVMHKISDYKKRFGTHMCIGCGRCDDACPEYISYINCINKLSKKLGDNNE; the protein is encoded by the coding sequence ATGAAAAAAATATTTAAGCATGATGAATTTAATAATATCTTATTGAATTTATCTAAAGAGTATGACATATATGCTCCTGTAACCCTTGCTTTTAAGGGGAATTTTTCGGATACGGATTTGGTTAAGTATGAAAAAATAACAAAATTAGAGGAAATTAATCTAAAAGATAAAAGTTATTATTCTGCCAAAGAGATTTTATTACCTATAAGACAAACTTTGTTCTACTTTAATGAGAGTGAATTTAAAAAGCCAGAAGGAAGAACTAAAAAAGTATTAATTTTACTTAGAAGTTGTGATTTGCATGCAATAGATAGAGTAGACAACATCTATTTAAATAATAAGTTTGCAGATGAGTATTATTCAGATGTAAAAAAAATGGTTAAATTTGCTGTAATTGGTTGTTCTGGTAAGGGATGGGAGACTTGCTTCTGTACTTCTATGGGAACAAATAAAACAGATAAATACAACATAGGTTTAACATTTAAAAATGGAGAAATCTATACGGATATAAAAGATGAAGAACTAGAAGAATTCTTTAATGAAGGTGAAAATAAAGAGTTCGAAATGGAGTTTGTAACTGAAAATATAGAAAAAGTAACTATTCCTGAAAATATAGAGTTAGATGATATCATAAATGATGAATTATGGAGAGATTATGATAGATGTATAAAGTGTGGAAGATGTAATTTTGTATGTCCAACTTGCACATGTTTTACAACACAGGATATATTTAATAGAGATAATTCAAAAACGGGAGAAAGAAGAAGAGTTTGGGCATCTTGTCATGTGGACGGATTTACAACTATGGCTGGTGGCCATGAGTTTAGACAAAAATCAGGAGATAGAATGAGATTTAAGGTTATGCATAAAATTTCAGATTATAAAAAAAGATTTGGAACTCATATGTGTATAGGTTGTGGAAGATGTGATGATGCTTGTCCTGAGTACATTTCTTATATAAACTGTATAAATAAATTATCTAAAAAATTGGGTGATAATAATGAATAA
- a CDS encoding DUF1456 family protein, with protein sequence MTNNDVLRRVRYALRINDKAMLEIFKLGGMQVTLEELVGLLSKPEDEAFKNCNNKTLDAFLTGLITYKRGPQKPTPGAKPAEEVSNSAKNLNNLILRKLKIALAFRSEDMIDAFKTGGVNMSESELSAIFRRPDHKNYREAGDKYVRVFIKGITELFRGER encoded by the coding sequence ATGACAAATAATGATGTTCTTAGAAGAGTTAGATATGCTTTAAGAATTAATGATAAAGCTATGTTAGAAATTTTCAAATTAGGAGGAATGCAAGTAACTTTAGAAGAGTTAGTTGGTTTATTAAGTAAACCTGAAGATGAGGCATTCAAAAATTGTAACAACAAAACTTTAGATGCTTTTTTAACAGGTCTTATAACTTATAAAAGAGGTCCTCAAAAGCCAACTCCAGGAGCAAAACCTGCAGAAGAAGTTTCTAATAGTGCAAAAAATTTAAATAATCTTATATTAAGAAAATTAAAAATTGCTCTAGCTTTCAGAAGTGAAGACATGATAGATGCATTTAAAACTGGTGGAGTAAATATGTCTGAATCAGAATTAAGTGCTATTTTCAGAAGACCAGATCATAAGAACTATAGAGAAGCTGGGGATAAATATGTGAGAGTATTTATAAAAGGGATAACTGAATTATTTAGAGGCGAAAGATAA
- a CDS encoding Crp/Fnr family transcriptional regulator, with amino-acid sequence MNTNYDYLINSLSKECLDDFLRVSYCEEFKQGETLFLEHSICNNIYFIISGNVTIYKDNSDGRRKIIYLLGKDSFLNDTLFSSGYTKTSVSCDAFDNTKVLVISLENFKTLIFKYPELGMLIIQSLAKKSKRLYRQLKNTSTISMDKKIAAKLWKLSKDYGYECKEYHGFSIKVTNTYLADMLGTNRETVSRGIKKLKDLDLLKIQNGQLFILKNKIKEFYRR; translated from the coding sequence ATGAATACTAACTATGATTATTTAATCAATTCTTTATCAAAAGAGTGCTTAGATGATTTTTTAAGAGTTTCTTATTGCGAAGAGTTTAAGCAAGGAGAAACTCTTTTTTTAGAGCACTCTATTTGTAATAATATTTATTTTATAATATCTGGAAATGTAACAATATATAAAGATAACTCAGATGGACGAAGAAAAATAATATATTTACTAGGAAAAGATAGTTTTTTAAACGATACTTTATTTTCTTCAGGATATACAAAAACTAGTGTTAGTTGTGACGCTTTTGATAATACAAAAGTACTTGTTATTTCTTTAGAGAATTTTAAGACTTTAATTTTTAAATATCCTGAGTTAGGAATGCTTATAATACAATCATTAGCTAAAAAGTCAAAGAGATTGTATCGTCAACTTAAAAATACATCAACTATATCGATGGATAAAAAGATTGCTGCAAAATTGTGGAAACTTTCAAAAGACTATGGATATGAATGTAAGGAATATCATGGTTTTAGTATAAAGGTTACAAATACTTATTTAGCTGATATGCTAGGAACGAATAGAGAAACTGTGTCAAGAGGGATCAAAAAACTAAAGGATTTAGATCTTTTAAAAATTCAAAATGGGCAACTGTTTATATTGAAAAATAAAATTAAAGAGTTCTATAGAAGATAA
- the deoC gene encoding deoxyribose-phosphate aldolase: MNLSKYIDHTVLKATTEPKDIVKLCSEAKEYDFFSVCVNGCYVKLAKKELEGSNVKVCAVIGFPLGAMSTASKVFEAKTCIEDGASEIDMVINVGMLKAGETDYVRDEIAAIKEAIGTNVLKVIIENCYLTNEEKKIVTQLCLDAKADFVKTSTGFGTGGATFEDIQLMKAIVGDKAELKAAGGVRDLATAEKFIALGVTRLGTSSGVELVTTGTADPNKY, from the coding sequence ATGAATTTAAGCAAATATATCGATCACACAGTATTAAAAGCTACAACAGAGCCAAAGGATATAGTGAAACTTTGCTCAGAAGCTAAAGAGTATGATTTCTTTTCAGTTTGTGTTAACGGTTGTTATGTAAAACTTGCTAAAAAAGAGTTAGAGGGATCAAATGTTAAAGTTTGTGCTGTTATAGGGTTCCCATTAGGAGCTATGTCAACTGCATCTAAAGTTTTTGAAGCTAAGACATGTATTGAAGATGGAGCTTCTGAAATTGATATGGTTATTAACGTAGGAATGTTAAAAGCAGGAGAAACTGATTATGTTAGAGATGAAATCGCCGCTATAAAAGAGGCAATAGGTACAAACGTATTAAAAGTTATTATAGAGAATTGTTATTTAACAAACGAAGAAAAAAAGATTGTTACTCAACTTTGTTTAGATGCAAAGGCAGATTTTGTTAAAACTTCAACAGGATTTGGAACAGGTGGAGCTACATTTGAGGATATACAATTAATGAAAGCTATTGTAGGGGATAAAGCTGAATTAAAAGCTGCTGGTGGAGTTAGAGATTTAGCTACAGCTGAAAAATTTATAGCTTTAGGAGTTACTAGATTAGGGACAAGTTCAGGAGTAGAATTAGTTACAACTGGAACAGCAGATCCAAATAAATATTAA
- a CDS encoding thymidine phosphorylase, with the protein MRAVDIIQKKRDRIELTSEEMSFFLNEYLANRIPDYQVSSFLMAVYFNGMSKQELKTFTELMMNSGEVIKFDGIKKFLIDKHSTGGVGDKTTIALAGLFAAFDIGTAKLSGRGLGHTGGTIDKFEAIPGFVFPETRDELVNMVNKVGTGIMGYSDTIVPLDKKLYSLRDVTATVSSIPLIASSIMSKKLAVYADGIILDVKVGSGAFMKNLDTARELAKTMIDIGDSFDRKVVTLLTDMDQPLGFAVGNSNEIIEAIETLKGRGPKDFTELVETIVAVALQIKGDVKTLEEGKVKVAEAIETGKAIQHLKDFIEAAGGNPNLVDDYSLLPKHKFELEFKAKKAGWISKIEAEEIGKAAMVLGAGRAAKDDVIDHSVGILLTKKVGDHVEAGETLAIVQYNDKNLESSIKFLESAYTISNEKIEKNKIILEILSNIKL; encoded by the coding sequence ATGAGAGCAGTAGATATTATTCAAAAAAAGAGAGATAGAATAGAGTTAACATCTGAAGAGATGAGTTTCTTTTTAAATGAATATCTTGCAAATAGAATTCCAGATTATCAAGTATCATCATTCTTAATGGCAGTATACTTTAATGGGATGTCTAAACAAGAGCTAAAAACATTTACAGAACTTATGATGAATAGCGGAGAAGTAATTAAATTTGATGGAATTAAAAAATTTTTAATAGATAAACATTCTACTGGTGGAGTTGGAGATAAAACTACAATAGCTTTAGCAGGCCTATTTGCAGCTTTTGATATAGGAACGGCTAAATTATCAGGAAGAGGGTTAGGACATACAGGAGGGACAATAGACAAGTTTGAGGCTATCCCAGGATTTGTGTTTCCAGAAACAAGAGATGAGTTAGTAAATATGGTGAATAAAGTTGGAACAGGAATTATGGGTTACTCAGATACAATTGTTCCATTAGATAAAAAGCTATACTCTCTTAGAGACGTAACTGCTACAGTTTCAAGCATACCATTGATCGCAAGCTCAATAATGAGTAAAAAACTAGCAGTATATGCTGATGGAATTATTTTAGATGTTAAAGTTGGATCAGGAGCATTTATGAAAAACCTTGATACAGCTAGAGAATTAGCTAAAACAATGATAGATATAGGAGATTCTTTTGATAGAAAAGTAGTAACACTACTTACAGATATGGATCAACCTTTAGGGTTTGCAGTTGGAAATTCAAATGAAATTATTGAAGCTATTGAGACATTAAAAGGAAGAGGACCTAAAGATTTTACAGAGTTAGTTGAAACAATTGTAGCGGTAGCACTTCAAATTAAGGGAGATGTAAAAACTTTAGAAGAAGGAAAGGTAAAGGTTGCTGAAGCTATTGAAACAGGAAAAGCTATTCAACATTTAAAGGATTTTATTGAAGCTGCAGGTGGAAATCCAAATCTTGTAGATGATTATTCATTATTACCAAAACATAAATTTGAATTGGAATTTAAGGCGAAGAAAGCTGGATGGATTTCAAAAATTGAAGCAGAAGAAATAGGTAAAGCTGCTATGGTTTTAGGTGCTGGAAGAGCTGCTAAAGATGATGTAATTGATCATTCTGTTGGAATTCTTTTAACAAAAAAAGTTGGAGATCATGTAGAAGCAGGAGAAACTTTAGCTATTGTTCAGTACAATGATAAAAATTTAGAGTCATCAATCAAGTTTTTAGAGAGTGCTTATACTATTTCAAATGAAAAAATTGAAAAAAATAAAATTATTCTAGAAATTTTATCAAATATTAAGTTATAA
- a CDS encoding Crp/Fnr family transcriptional regulator — protein sequence MSLIKKFIDMYNLNEILIKDIQEKILIKHYRKGEYILEAHKGSNSIYFIVQGTVEVSCILDNGNQVCLNVLKPLEIFGDIEYINKEEVLFDVIAKSDVVVILLPFQIANEYLINNINFWKFLALEGNKKLLNTNRAIFYKSTLKAKDIFSKYIEDNGGEITFKSLDELSSRLNISYRNLTRIIAQYVKSNTIEKNRNSIRLLKGGRK from the coding sequence ATGAGTTTAATAAAAAAATTTATTGATATGTATAATCTGAATGAAATTTTAATAAAAGATATTCAAGAAAAGATTTTAATAAAACATTATCGAAAAGGAGAGTACATTTTAGAAGCACACAAAGGATCTAACAGTATTTATTTTATTGTCCAAGGAACTGTTGAAGTCTCTTGTATTTTAGACAATGGTAATCAAGTTTGTTTAAATGTTTTAAAACCTCTTGAAATTTTTGGTGATATTGAGTATATAAATAAGGAGGAAGTTCTATTTGATGTTATCGCTAAAAGTGATGTTGTTGTTATTCTTTTACCTTTCCAAATAGCGAATGAATATTTAATTAACAATATTAATTTCTGGAAGTTTTTAGCTCTTGAAGGAAATAAAAAACTTTTAAATACCAATCGAGCTATATTTTATAAAAGTACTTTAAAAGCAAAAGATATATTTTCAAAATATATCGAAGATAACGGTGGAGAAATAACTTTTAAATCTTTAGATGAACTCTCTAGCAGATTGAATATTAGCTATCGAAACTTAACTAGAATTATTGCACAATACGTAAAAAGTAATACCATTGAAAAAAATAGAAATTCTATTAGGCTTTTAAAAGGAGGAAGAAAATGA
- a CDS encoding iron-containing alcohol dehydrogenase — MKNFIYDIPTRVLFGNNQVPNVGIEVKKHASKILLLYGKNSIKKSGLYDEVIKYLNKENIEVVELSGVDPNPRIETVRTGADLCRKHNLELVLAVGGGSTIDCAKAIAAQAKYHGDIWKDIYVEKKYENLKEALPVASILTLAATGSEMNGSSVISNMSENLKLGMGNYILRPVFSILDPTYTFSVNKYQTAAGVVDIMSHIFEQYFSPDKKGFLQSRIMEGLLKTVIHYGPIAFENPNDYEARANIMWASSLALNGLTSLGKESTDWATHQMEHELSAKYDITHGIGLGILTPYWMEYVLDKENVHRFVDYANNVWGIFGEDDLKVAQKVIAKTREFFNSLEVPSTLVEVGIDSSKFEEMALGAVKNGAIGCMKKLGYKDVLEIYTMAL, encoded by the coding sequence ATGAAAAATTTTATTTATGACATTCCCACTAGAGTTTTATTTGGAAATAACCAGGTTCCAAATGTAGGCATTGAGGTAAAAAAACACGCTTCAAAAATTTTACTTCTTTATGGTAAAAATAGTATTAAAAAAAGTGGGTTATATGACGAAGTTATTAAGTATTTGAATAAAGAAAATATTGAGGTTGTTGAACTATCTGGAGTCGATCCAAATCCTAGAATAGAAACTGTTAGAACTGGAGCCGACCTTTGTAGAAAACACAACTTAGAACTTGTTCTTGCAGTTGGTGGTGGAAGTACTATAGATTGTGCTAAAGCTATTGCTGCTCAAGCTAAATATCATGGAGATATTTGGAAAGATATCTATGTAGAAAAAAAATATGAAAATTTAAAAGAAGCTCTTCCTGTTGCTTCAATTTTAACTCTTGCTGCTACTGGTAGTGAAATGAATGGAAGCAGTGTTATTTCAAATATGAGTGAGAATTTAAAATTAGGTATGGGGAACTATATCTTAAGACCTGTTTTTTCTATATTGGATCCTACATATACATTTTCAGTTAATAAATATCAAACTGCTGCTGGAGTTGTTGACATTATGAGTCATATTTTTGAACAATATTTTTCTCCAGATAAGAAGGGATTTCTTCAGTCAAGAATCATGGAAGGTCTTTTAAAAACAGTTATTCATTATGGTCCAATAGCATTTGAAAATCCAAACGATTACGAAGCTAGAGCTAATATAATGTGGGCAAGTTCATTGGCATTAAATGGGCTAACATCATTAGGAAAAGAGTCTACCGATTGGGCCACTCATCAAATGGAGCATGAATTAAGTGCTAAATATGATATCACTCATGGAATTGGACTTGGAATTTTAACTCCTTATTGGATGGAATATGTTTTAGATAAAGAAAATGTTCATAGGTTCGTTGATTATGCTAATAATGTATGGGGAATTTTTGGAGAAGATGATTTAAAAGTAGCTCAAAAAGTTATAGCAAAAACCAGAGAATTTTTTAACTCTTTAGAAGTTCCATCAACTTTAGTAGAAGTTGGAATAGATAGTTCTAAGTTTGAAGAAATGGCACTAGGAGCAGTAAAGAATGGGGCTATCGGATGTATGAAAAAATTAGGATATAAAGATGTTTTAGAAATATATACTATGGCATTATAA
- the fdhF gene encoding formate dehydrogenase subunit alpha yields the protein MINLTINNQKYLFDHEITVFEALNSLSIELPTFCYDERFKNKLGICGLCAVLINGTITKSCKTPISDGMVILTDDPQVFKHRQELLQKYIDNHYVNCLVCEKSGVCKLQKYCFEYGVDKTIPNAPASVLEDRSNPFYYINPNKCVACGKCAQICRELQCNHALKLKSTDGKIYSCANNAADINTSTCVSCGNCVSFCPVGALLPKYKYKFRNWETKKVKTTCAYCGVGCQITFEVKDNKIVQAHPELCEPNKGLLCVKGKFGFEYVNSPERLTTPLIKTDLGFRKASWDEALDLIINKLKSTIEQYTPLGVGALSSGKCTNEENYLFQKFFKGVVKTNNLDHCSRLCHSSSSTALDETLGIGAMSNGVDESVNSKVILISGENIRENHPVLGAKVKHAVQNGAKLIIIDVRDIDLSEKADVFLKINPGTDIALINAMANVIISENLYNSDFLLEKVTGYEEFKNCVLQFTPEISAKICGVSPDDIIKAARIYASDIAAIYIGMGNTQHRNGTDNVIALSNLALICGNIGKLNGGINPLRGQNNAQGACDMGAFPDIFSGYQKIHDIENRQKMEKYWGIKGISPFEGLSVIEMVNKMASGELKYLYVMGENPLISDPNLNHTIEAFKKLDFLVVQDIFLTETAQIADVVLPATSFVEKEGTFTNTGRRVQRVRKVIDPPGEAKMDLDIILALMQKMGYEQKNKTPESIMSEIEKITPLYKGYNYDLIESEGVQWPIKDGKGTPFLYENEPINKKFKLIAVEPINPLEIIDVEYPYYLTTGRVLYQYHTRTMSGKVDSLNEKYPEALAEMNSKLMKEINKNDGDFVTIQSRRGEINVKIKLREGIKDNVIFVPFHFSNVLVNKLIDSKFIEPKSKTPEYKICPVRIF from the coding sequence ATGATAAATTTAACAATAAATAATCAAAAATATTTATTTGATCATGAGATTACAGTCTTTGAAGCATTAAACTCTCTTTCAATAGAACTTCCAACCTTTTGTTATGATGAGCGCTTCAAAAACAAGCTAGGAATTTGTGGACTATGTGCTGTGCTTATAAATGGAACTATAACTAAAAGTTGTAAAACACCTATTTCTGATGGAATGGTCATTCTCACTGATGATCCTCAAGTCTTTAAACATCGACAAGAACTTCTACAAAAATATATTGATAATCATTATGTAAATTGTTTAGTGTGCGAAAAATCTGGAGTCTGTAAACTTCAAAAGTATTGCTTTGAATATGGGGTTGACAAAACAATTCCCAATGCTCCTGCTTCAGTATTAGAAGATCGATCAAATCCATTTTACTATATAAATCCAAATAAATGTGTTGCATGTGGAAAATGCGCTCAAATTTGTCGTGAGCTTCAATGTAACCATGCTTTAAAATTAAAAAGTACTGATGGAAAAATATATAGCTGTGCTAATAATGCTGCAGATATAAATACTTCCACTTGTGTATCTTGTGGTAATTGTGTAAGTTTTTGTCCGGTTGGAGCTCTTCTTCCTAAATACAAATATAAATTTAGGAATTGGGAAACTAAAAAAGTCAAAACTACCTGTGCTTATTGTGGAGTTGGATGCCAAATAACTTTTGAAGTCAAAGATAATAAAATTGTTCAGGCTCATCCTGAATTATGTGAGCCTAACAAAGGTCTTTTATGTGTTAAAGGGAAATTTGGGTTTGAATATGTTAATAGTCCTGAAAGACTTACTACTCCTCTTATAAAGACAGACTTAGGATTTAGAAAGGCATCTTGGGATGAAGCTTTAGATTTAATTATAAATAAGCTTAAATCTACTATTGAACAATATACACCACTAGGTGTTGGTGCTCTTTCATCTGGGAAATGTACCAATGAAGAAAATTACTTGTTTCAAAAATTTTTTAAAGGAGTGGTGAAAACAAATAATTTAGATCACTGTTCACGACTGTGTCATAGCTCTTCTTCTACAGCTTTAGATGAAACTTTAGGGATTGGTGCCATGTCTAACGGTGTTGATGAAAGTGTAAATTCTAAAGTTATCTTGATCAGTGGTGAAAACATTAGAGAAAACCATCCCGTTCTTGGAGCTAAGGTAAAGCATGCTGTTCAAAACGGAGCTAAACTAATTATAATTGATGTCAGAGATATCGATTTATCGGAAAAAGCTGATGTATTTTTAAAAATAAATCCCGGTACAGATATAGCTCTTATTAATGCTATGGCAAATGTTATTATTTCTGAAAATTTATATAATAGTGACTTTTTACTTGAAAAGGTAACTGGATATGAGGAGTTCAAAAACTGTGTTTTACAATTTACTCCTGAAATTTCTGCTAAAATTTGTGGAGTATCGCCTGATGATATAATAAAAGCTGCTCGTATATATGCAAGCGATATTGCAGCAATCTATATTGGCATGGGTAATACTCAACATAGAAATGGAACTGATAATGTTATTGCACTTTCTAACTTAGCATTAATATGTGGAAATATTGGAAAATTAAATGGCGGAATCAATCCTTTAAGAGGACAAAACAATGCTCAAGGAGCTTGTGATATGGGGGCTTTTCCAGATATATTTTCTGGATATCAAAAAATTCATGATATTGAAAATAGACAAAAAATGGAAAAGTATTGGGGCATAAAAGGAATATCTCCTTTTGAAGGTTTAAGTGTTATTGAAATGGTTAATAAAATGGCCTCAGGAGAGTTAAAATACCTGTATGTTATGGGAGAAAATCCACTTATTTCAGATCCCAATCTAAATCATACTATTGAAGCTTTTAAAAAACTTGACTTCTTAGTTGTCCAGGATATCTTTTTAACTGAAACTGCTCAAATTGCAGATGTTGTTCTTCCAGCAACAAGTTTTGTAGAAAAAGAGGGAACATTTACAAATACAGGGAGACGTGTCCAAAGAGTAAGGAAGGTAATAGATCCTCCTGGAGAAGCCAAAATGGATTTAGATATTATACTAGCTTTAATGCAAAAAATGGGATATGAACAAAAAAATAAAACTCCTGAAAGTATAATGTCTGAAATTGAAAAAATAACTCCTCTTTACAAAGGGTATAATTATGATTTAATTGAATCCGAAGGCGTTCAATGGCCCATTAAAGATGGAAAAGGCACACCTTTCCTATATGAAAATGAACCTATAAATAAAAAATTTAAACTTATTGCGGTAGAACCTATAAATCCATTAGAAATTATCGATGTAGAATATCCATATTACTTGACCACTGGTAGAGTATTATATCAATATCATACTAGAACAATGAGCGGAAAAGTTGATTCTTTAAATGAAAAATATCCCGAAGCTTTAGCTGAAATGAATTCTAAACTTATGAAAGAGATTAATAAAAATGATGGCGATTTCGTAACTATTCAATCTAGAAGAGGAGAGATTAATGTAAAAATAAAACTTCGAGAAGGAATAAAAGATAATGTTATTTTTGTTCCATTTCACTTTTCAAATGTTCTAGTTAATAAATTGATTGATAGTAAATTTATTGAACCAAAATCTAAAACACCTGAATATAAAATATGTCCAGTTAGAATTTTTTAA
- a CDS encoding nitroreductase family protein: MEILNLIKNARSHRSFKNIVVPMEDLMKIIEGAHFSSAGANKQFLRYFLVNDKEICSNLFKDIIWASQIEWKPSEDEAPRAYIIILTDNPPKLPLNFIYTDCGIALQNMKLVATSLGYGVNFMEPVKKDDILSLLNISKEYIPLFVMPIGVPTDDVIITEAIDNDIKYSRENLGNHFYKHYVPKLSLEELIIGKK; encoded by the coding sequence ATGGAAATATTGAATTTAATAAAAAATGCTCGTTCACATAGAAGTTTTAAAAATATAGTTGTTCCTATGGAGGACTTAATGAAAATTATTGAAGGAGCTCATTTTTCATCTGCTGGTGCCAACAAACAGTTTCTAAGATATTTTTTAGTAAATGATAAGGAGATTTGCTCTAATCTTTTTAAAGACATTATTTGGGCCAGTCAAATAGAATGGAAACCATCGGAAGATGAAGCTCCTAGGGCATACATTATAATTTTAACAGATAACCCTCCTAAATTGCCATTAAATTTTATTTATACCGATTGTGGTATAGCATTGCAAAATATGAAGCTTGTTGCAACATCTTTGGGTTATGGAGTCAATTTTATGGAACCAGTTAAAAAAGATGATATTTTATCACTATTAAATATTTCAAAAGAATATATTCCTCTTTTTGTTATGCCTATAGGTGTTCCAACAGATGATGTTATTATAACAGAAGCTATAGATAATGACATTAAATATTCTAGAGAAAATTTAGGTAATCATTTTTATAAACACTATGTTCCTAAGTTATCTTTAGAAGAACTTATCATTGGAAAGAAATAA
- a CDS encoding GIY-YIG nuclease family protein has product MRDVVELEFKGYRREMAKEKTPLDTSGVFCVYRAAYNSERNSVKLREIIYIGEGENVRDAIVNNEMLEVWKKHLKNGEELCYSYVAVEEGLRKRIEAALIYKHKPILNGNYKRDFPFETISVATKGKNALLMTTFRAETR; this is encoded by the coding sequence GTGAGAGATGTAGTAGAATTAGAATTTAAAGGATATCGTAGAGAGATGGCTAAGGAAAAGACTCCTTTAGATACGTCAGGTGTCTTTTGTGTTTATAGAGCGGCTTATAATTCTGAAAGAAATAGTGTAAAACTTCGTGAAATAATATATATTGGCGAAGGTGAAAATGTAAGAGATGCAATAGTTAATAACGAAATGTTAGAAGTTTGGAAAAAACATTTAAAAAATGGAGAAGAGCTATGTTACTCTTATGTTGCTGTAGAAGAGGGACTTAGAAAAAGAATAGAGGCAGCATTAATATACAAACATAAGCCAATATTAAATGGTAATTATAAAAGAGATTTCCCTTTTGAGACAATTTCAGTTGCAACAAAAGGAAAAAATGCTTTATTAATGACAACGTTTAGAGCGGAAACTAGATAG